One genomic window of Pungitius pungitius chromosome 11, fPunPun2.1, whole genome shotgun sequence includes the following:
- the LOC119196945 gene encoding uncharacterized protein LOC119196945 isoform X2, protein MSRFLLLLQGICDANGRFLDVYIGETGSVHDALMLRRSPMYQEALYPPPGYFLLGDGGYPCLQHPVAIMTPYRQPLASHVEARYNRYHARGRNVIERTFGILKTRWRSIFLRALEIRPQFAPKVVGACCILHNICIAEGDILEEVEDDDDVHGNKECVDRDLSGNGVRGRLSAQLSAPEELADCLREHDYISVDVYICFCSV, encoded by the exons ATGTCTCGCTTTCTTT TGTTGCTACAGGGCATCTGTGATGCAAACGGCAGGTTTTTAGATGTCTACATTGGGGAGACAGGCTCTGTGCATGACGCACTGATGCTGCGCAGGTCCCCGATGTATCAGGAGGCCCTCTATCCACCACCGGGGTACTTCCTGCTGGGAGATGGAGGCTACCCTTGTCTGCAGCATCCTGTCGCCATCATGACCCCGTACCGCCAGCCTCTAGCAA GCCATGTCGAAGCCAGATACAACAGGTACCATGCCAGAGGACGGAATGTCATAGAACGTACCTTTGGGATCCTGAAGACACGCTGGCGTAGCATCTTCTTGAGGGCTCTGGAGATCCGGCCTCAGTTTGCCCCGAAAGTGGTTGGTGCTTGCTGCATCCTGCACAACATTTGTATCGCAGAAGGGGACATCctagaggaggtggaggacgacgacgacgtccATGGAAACAAAGAATGTGTGGACAGGGACCTGTCGGGGAACGGGGTCAGAGGAAGGCTCTCCGCCCAGCTTTCTGCTCCGGAGGAACTGGCTGATTGCCTTCGTGAACATGACTATATCTCAGTTGATGTGTAtatatgtttttgttctgtgtga
- the LOC119196945 gene encoding putative nuclease HARBI1 isoform X1, which yields MPLATICRMVPNVVEEMMTIIHRVIHFPKPEEMEEVGAGFARLAGHEAFRCAAGAIDGCHVRVLPPAEPQKICYINRKLFPSVLLQGICDANGRFLDVYIGETGSVHDALMLRRSPMYQEALYPPPGYFLLGDGGYPCLQHPVAIMTPYRQPLASHVEARYNRYHARGRNVIERTFGILKTRWRSIFLRALEIRPQFAPKVVGACCILHNICIAEGDILEEVEDDDDVHGNKECVDRDLSGNGVRGRLSAQLSAPEELADCLREHDYISVDVYICFCSV from the exons ATGCCGCTTGCAACAATTTGCCGGATGGTTCCCAATGTTGTGGAGGAAATGATGACCATTATACACCGGGTCATTCATTTCCCCAAaccggaggagatggaggaggttgGGGCTGGCTTTGCTCGTCTTGCTGGTCATGAGGCATTCCGCTGTGCGGCCGGTGCCATTGATGGGTGCCACGTCAGAGTACTGCCACCTGCAGAACCACAGAAGATATGTTACATTAACAGAAAACTCTTCCCGTCAGTGTTGCTACAGGGCATCTGTGATGCAAACGGCAGGTTTTTAGATGTCTACATTGGGGAGACAGGCTCTGTGCATGACGCACTGATGCTGCGCAGGTCCCCGATGTATCAGGAGGCCCTCTATCCACCACCGGGGTACTTCCTGCTGGGAGATGGAGGCTACCCTTGTCTGCAGCATCCTGTCGCCATCATGACCCCGTACCGCCAGCCTCTAGCAA GCCATGTCGAAGCCAGATACAACAGGTACCATGCCAGAGGACGGAATGTCATAGAACGTACCTTTGGGATCCTGAAGACACGCTGGCGTAGCATCTTCTTGAGGGCTCTGGAGATCCGGCCTCAGTTTGCCCCGAAAGTGGTTGGTGCTTGCTGCATCCTGCACAACATTTGTATCGCAGAAGGGGACATCctagaggaggtggaggacgacgacgacgtccATGGAAACAAAGAATGTGTGGACAGGGACCTGTCGGGGAACGGGGTCAGAGGAAGGCTCTCCGCCCAGCTTTCTGCTCCGGAGGAACTGGCTGATTGCCTTCGTGAACATGACTATATCTCAGTTGATGTGTAtatatgtttttgttctgtgtga